In Variovorax paradoxus, a single genomic region encodes these proteins:
- a CDS encoding TonB-dependent siderophore receptor — MPRPFLQPAPLALSLALAFGAASGLPSIAHAQTANPAVLQLHLAAQPLGQALNELARQSHLELMVQPALVAGKTAPALQGAFTLQQAIDRLLTGTGLVAVRDANMLVIKSAPAGTATLSEVLVTASNRETPWGPVYGYAARRAMSASKDDAALNETPQSISVVTRDQMDDQGAQTVTDALRYVAGVNTSAYGEDPRYDWITVRGFNQSVFGMYRDGLRASGSKIGMRIDPYGLERIEVLKGPTSVLYGQNAPGGLINSVTKRPTSEPVHEVSLGLGSHERKQMQFDLGGPVAGSDTLSYRLTGNVRESNTQMQYAPDDHVYIAPAITWKPDASTSLTVLMNYQKDRTAWGLWYPRAGTLNPSPWGQIKPGFYPGEPNFNQFKREQYSVSSLFERKFDNGVVFRQSLRAEHMDYDAAYVRGRGLINTKGQVDDNGYLLFRDANRGRLNSDVYAVDNQLAWNWQAGGVEHHLLAGLDSSLTRYTDRQLSGSAPVLDIRNPQYGQPIKEPTDPWSRDVTARQTGVYLQDRIDLGERWVVRGGIRHDWARTDTIDPLGTLALRQRNGATTLQAGALYKAGNGWTPFANYAESFQPTAQASKSGAPFEPTKGKSVEAGVRYQPDDSRSMFTASVYNIRQSNVLTQDPTDSRYSVQTGEVRSRGLELEGVWEATRQLTVMASYTYMDARVTRSNILGEVGTRPRDSWGTTSPSQMASIWAYYRFGDGALRGVTIGGGARYMGSTTDYGASPSAPDNAYSFQAKTPAYTVYDLALGYEPDAHWRFQLKINNLFNKLYVANPCGGSPLSACYYGPVRSVLLSGTYRW, encoded by the coding sequence GGCCAGGCGCTCAATGAACTGGCGCGCCAGTCGCATCTGGAGCTGATGGTGCAGCCTGCGCTGGTGGCGGGCAAGACAGCCCCCGCGCTGCAGGGCGCATTCACGTTGCAGCAGGCCATCGATCGCCTGCTGACCGGCACCGGCCTGGTCGCGGTGCGGGATGCCAACATGCTCGTCATCAAGAGCGCGCCCGCCGGCACGGCCACCTTGTCGGAAGTGCTCGTGACGGCCTCCAACCGCGAGACACCCTGGGGTCCCGTGTACGGCTACGCCGCGCGGCGCGCCATGTCGGCCAGCAAGGACGACGCGGCCCTGAACGAGACGCCACAGTCGATCTCGGTGGTCACCCGCGACCAGATGGACGACCAGGGCGCACAGACCGTGACCGACGCGCTGCGCTATGTGGCCGGCGTCAACACATCGGCCTATGGCGAGGACCCGCGCTACGACTGGATCACAGTGCGAGGTTTCAACCAGTCGGTATTCGGCATGTACCGCGACGGCCTGCGGGCCTCCGGCAGCAAGATCGGCATGCGCATCGACCCCTATGGCCTCGAGCGCATCGAAGTGCTCAAGGGCCCGACCTCCGTGCTGTACGGCCAGAACGCGCCCGGCGGACTGATCAACAGCGTGACCAAGCGCCCCACGAGCGAGCCCGTGCACGAGGTCTCGCTGGGCCTGGGCTCGCATGAGCGCAAGCAGATGCAGTTCGACCTGGGCGGCCCCGTGGCCGGCAGCGACACGCTGTCATACCGCCTGACGGGCAACGTGCGGGAAAGCAATACGCAGATGCAATACGCGCCGGACGACCACGTCTACATCGCACCGGCCATCACCTGGAAGCCGGACGCCAGCACCTCGCTCACGGTGCTGATGAACTATCAGAAAGACCGCACCGCCTGGGGCCTGTGGTATCCGCGCGCCGGCACGCTCAACCCCAGCCCCTGGGGCCAGATCAAGCCCGGCTTCTACCCCGGCGAACCGAACTTCAATCAGTTCAAGCGCGAGCAATACTCGGTGTCCAGTCTCTTCGAGCGCAAGTTCGACAACGGCGTCGTGTTCCGCCAGAGCCTGCGTGCCGAGCACATGGACTACGACGCGGCGTATGTGCGCGGCCGGGGCCTGATCAACACCAAGGGCCAGGTCGACGACAACGGCTACCTGCTGTTCCGCGACGCCAACCGGGGCCGCCTGAATTCCGACGTGTATGCGGTGGACAACCAGCTGGCCTGGAACTGGCAAGCCGGCGGCGTGGAGCACCACCTGCTCGCCGGCCTCGACAGCAGCCTGACCCGGTACACCGACCGCCAACTCTCCGGGAGCGCGCCGGTGCTCGACATCCGCAATCCGCAGTACGGACAGCCGATCAAGGAGCCCACCGACCCCTGGTCGCGCGATGTGACAGCGCGCCAGACCGGCGTGTACCTGCAGGACCGGATCGACCTGGGCGAGCGCTGGGTCGTGCGCGGCGGCATCCGCCACGACTGGGCCCGCACCGACACCATCGACCCGCTGGGCACCCTGGCACTGCGCCAGAGGAATGGCGCCACCACCTTGCAGGCCGGAGCCCTGTACAAGGCAGGCAACGGCTGGACCCCATTCGCGAACTACGCCGAGTCCTTCCAGCCCACGGCGCAAGCCAGCAAGTCGGGCGCGCCCTTCGAACCCACGAAGGGCAAGAGCGTGGAGGCCGGCGTGCGCTACCAGCCGGACGACAGCCGAAGCATGTTCACCGCCTCGGTCTACAACATCCGCCAGAGCAATGTGCTGACGCAGGACCCGACCGACAGCCGCTACTCGGTGCAGACCGGTGAAGTGCGTTCCCGCGGGCTGGAGCTGGAAGGCGTGTGGGAGGCCACGCGCCAGCTGACCGTGATGGCCAGCTACACCTACATGGATGCCAGGGTGACCCGCAGCAACATCCTCGGTGAAGTCGGCACGCGGCCGCGCGACTCCTGGGGCACCACCTCGCCCAGCCAGATGGCGTCGATCTGGGCTTACTACCGCTTCGGCGACGGCGCCCTGCGCGGCGTGACCATCGGCGGTGGCGCCCGCTACATGGGCAGCACGACCGACTACGGCGCATCGCCGTCGGCGCCGGACAACGCCTATTCCTTCCAGGCCAAGACACCGGCCTACACCGTGTACGACCTGGCCCTGGGCTACGAGCCCGATGCGCATTGGCGCTTCCAGCTCAAGATCAACAACCTGTTCAACAAGCTCTATGTCGCCAACCCCTGCGGTGGCTCGCCCTTGAGCGCCTGCTACTACGGTCCGGTGCGCAGCGTGCTGCTCAGCGGCACCTATCGCTGGTAA
- a CDS encoding PepSY-associated TM helix domain-containing protein encodes MTRLHRWAGLFMAAFLFVAGLTGAVISWDHEIDEWLNPRLFDAPAPSPEARKRTALELIEGLEAADPRLRVAFAPLEVEDGHALGVSVVPRIDPATGKPHELGFNQVTLDPYTGQVQGTRLWGAISLSRENLMPFLYKLHYSMHIPNVGALELGTWFMGMVSIVWVLDCIVALYISLPGARAWRRSWRKSFGFRLRQGGHKRTFDLHRAGGLWVWGLLLIVAITSVSMNLRREVVRPLVERLSTLTPDVFALRAPVPMARFVEPGIRREEALSLARQEADRRGWQTPAGAVFYSAPYRLYGVNFFEPGEDHASWGLGNPWVYLDAQTGAYLGDRVPGTGTMGDLFLQAQLPLHTGRIAGTTGRILMTALGLVVAMLSVTGVMIWARKRRAALRAGHSGGASQGALAMRPPRPY; translated from the coding sequence ATGACACGGCTGCACCGCTGGGCGGGGCTTTTCATGGCCGCGTTTCTGTTCGTGGCCGGGCTCACCGGCGCGGTGATCTCGTGGGACCACGAGATCGACGAATGGCTGAACCCTCGGTTGTTCGACGCGCCCGCACCTTCGCCCGAGGCACGCAAGCGCACCGCGCTGGAACTGATCGAAGGCCTGGAAGCGGCCGACCCGCGCCTGCGCGTGGCATTTGCGCCGCTGGAAGTGGAAGACGGCCACGCACTGGGCGTGTCGGTGGTGCCACGGATCGACCCCGCCACCGGCAAGCCCCACGAACTGGGCTTCAATCAAGTCACCCTCGACCCCTACACCGGGCAGGTGCAGGGCACGCGCCTGTGGGGAGCGATCTCGCTGTCGCGCGAGAACCTGATGCCGTTCCTGTACAAGCTGCACTACAGCATGCACATACCCAACGTGGGCGCGCTGGAACTGGGCACCTGGTTCATGGGCATGGTCTCCATCGTCTGGGTGCTCGACTGCATCGTGGCGCTCTATATCTCGCTGCCGGGTGCGCGCGCCTGGCGCCGGTCGTGGCGCAAGTCCTTCGGTTTCCGGTTGCGCCAGGGCGGCCACAAGCGCACCTTCGACCTGCACCGCGCCGGCGGGCTGTGGGTATGGGGTCTGCTGCTGATCGTCGCCATCACTTCGGTCAGCATGAACCTGCGCCGCGAAGTGGTGCGGCCTCTGGTCGAACGCCTGTCGACCCTGACGCCCGACGTCTTTGCCTTGCGCGCGCCAGTACCCATGGCCCGGTTTGTCGAACCAGGCATTCGCCGTGAAGAAGCACTGTCCCTCGCCCGGCAAGAAGCGGATCGTCGAGGCTGGCAAACCCCTGCAGGGGCTGTTTTCTACAGCGCACCCTACAGGCTGTATGGCGTGAACTTCTTCGAGCCGGGCGAAGACCATGCGAGCTGGGGGCTGGGCAATCCGTGGGTTTACCTGGACGCGCAGACCGGCGCGTACCTCGGCGACCGTGTGCCGGGCACCGGCACGATGGGCGACTTGTTCCTGCAGGCCCAGCTTCCACTGCACACCGGGCGCATTGCCGGTACGACGGGCCGGATACTGATGACCGCACTGGGTCTCGTGGTCGCCATGCTCAGCGTGACCGGCGTGATGATATGGGCCCGCAAGCGGCGTGCGGCGCTGCGGGCTGGCCACAGCGGCGGCGCATCGCAAGGCGCCCTGGCGATGCGACCGCCCAGGCCTTATTGA